The following coding sequences are from one Geothrix sp. window:
- a CDS encoding OmpW/AlkL family protein, protein MKKLATLTLLAAALAAPSLRAEDGPWMVRLRAVALQPANKSDAAPGIPADAIHVSNKTIPEVDFSYFFTKNFSAELVLTVPQEHDVTLNGVKLGTFKHLPPTLTAQWRFLPGGAVDPYIGAGLNYTLISDVKLADGALDLDKSSLGLAAQAGVDIQLAPKWSLNVDVKYVQIKSDVKVAATGAKVTTVKVDPMLYGVGIGYRF, encoded by the coding sequence ATGAAGAAGCTCGCCACCCTCACCCTGCTCGCCGCGGCCCTCGCGGCCCCCAGCCTCCGCGCCGAAGACGGCCCCTGGATGGTCCGGCTCCGCGCCGTGGCCCTGCAGCCCGCCAACAAGTCGGACGCGGCCCCCGGCATCCCCGCCGATGCCATCCACGTCAGCAACAAGACCATCCCCGAAGTGGACTTTAGCTACTTCTTCACGAAGAACTTCTCGGCCGAGCTGGTGCTCACGGTGCCGCAGGAGCACGACGTCACGCTGAACGGCGTGAAGCTCGGCACCTTCAAGCACCTGCCTCCCACGCTCACGGCCCAGTGGCGCTTCCTCCCCGGCGGGGCCGTGGATCCCTACATCGGCGCGGGCCTGAACTACACCCTCATCTCCGACGTGAAGCTGGCCGACGGCGCGCTGGACCTGGACAAGAGCAGCCTCGGCCTCGCCGCCCAGGCCGGCGTGGACATCCAGCTGGCCCCGAAGTGGTCCCTCAACGTGGACGTGAAGTACGTGCAGATCAAGAGCGACGTGAAGGTGGCCGCCACCGGCGCCAAGGTCACCACCGTGAAGGTGGATCCCATGCTGTACGGCGTGGGGATCGGGTACCGGTTCTAG
- a CDS encoding RrF2 family transcriptional regulator has product MIGISRQSDYAARLVLHLACLEPGTRVSIPEISKTRLLPAPFTRRIVGDLVKAGILHTLRGTGGGIRLARPATEISLLDILEAVEGGVVLNACMEGGKPCVFGQGCLVQRAWGDATDLLRRHLATVTFDTLVGASPDHQAAHSQRAALAQRPARRSTPVS; this is encoded by the coding sequence ATGATCGGCATCTCCCGGCAGTCCGACTACGCAGCGCGCCTGGTGCTGCACCTGGCCTGCCTGGAACCCGGCACCCGGGTCTCCATCCCCGAGATCTCGAAGACGCGCCTGCTGCCCGCGCCCTTCACCCGCCGCATCGTGGGCGATCTGGTGAAGGCGGGCATCCTCCACACCCTCCGCGGCACCGGGGGCGGCATCCGTCTCGCCCGTCCGGCCACGGAGATCTCCCTGCTCGACATCCTCGAGGCGGTGGAGGGTGGCGTGGTGCTGAACGCCTGCATGGAGGGCGGCAAGCCCTGCGTCTTCGGGCAGGGCTGTCTGGTGCAGCGGGCCTGGGGCGATGCCACCGACCTGCTGCGGCGCCACCTGGCGACCGTGACCTTCGACACCCTGGTGGGCGCCTCCCCGGACCACCAGGCCGCGCATTCCCAGCGGGCGGCCCTGGCCCAGAGGCCCGCCCGCCGCAGCACACCTGTTTCCTGA
- a CDS encoding RrF2 family transcriptional regulator translates to MLGISRQTDYAARVVLHLACLAPGAKVPIADIAKHRMLPLDFVRRIVGDLVKAGVLATSRGSGGGVSLARPAADISLGEVVQAMEGGVALNHCVSDRRVCPLASACPVQSVWVDATQVLEDYLASVRFDALAQRSEIHQPAHLRVQELGRVRGAARCVVPKGALA, encoded by the coding sequence ATGCTCGGCATCTCGCGACAGACGGATTACGCGGCCCGCGTGGTGCTGCACCTGGCCTGCCTGGCCCCCGGCGCCAAGGTGCCCATCGCCGACATCGCCAAGCACCGCATGCTGCCCCTGGACTTCGTCCGGCGCATCGTGGGCGACCTGGTGAAGGCGGGCGTCCTGGCCACCTCCCGGGGCTCGGGCGGCGGCGTGAGCCTGGCCCGGCCCGCGGCGGACATCTCCCTGGGCGAGGTGGTCCAGGCCATGGAGGGCGGCGTGGCCCTCAACCACTGCGTGAGCGACCGCCGGGTCTGTCCCCTGGCCTCGGCCTGCCCCGTGCAGTCCGTGTGGGTGGACGCCACCCAGGTGCTGGAGGACTACCTGGCCTCGGTGCGCTTCGATGCCCTAGCCCAGCGCAGCGAGATCCACCAGCCGGCCCACCTGCGCGTGCAGGAGCTCGGCCGCGTGCGGGGCGCCGCCCGCTGTGTGGTGCCGAAAGGTGCCTTGGCCTAG
- a CDS encoding GNAT family N-acetyltransferase — protein MKPSLEPGVWRQEEGEALPDWVVRLDRTAFGTAWKAPAAHEALWLIPEVAFARWACIPAAGEAELLRIAVDPAHRGGGLGQRLLTACQEALAAEGMVELHLEVRPSNQSAIRLYRACGWERCGLRAGYYPDGEDAALFRFIHS, from the coding sequence ATGAAGCCGAGTCTCGAGCCTGGAGTCTGGAGGCAGGAAGAAGGAGAGGCGCTGCCGGACTGGGTGGTCCGCCTGGATCGCACGGCCTTCGGCACGGCCTGGAAGGCTCCGGCGGCGCACGAAGCGCTGTGGCTCATCCCCGAGGTGGCCTTCGCCCGCTGGGCCTGCATTCCCGCGGCGGGCGAGGCGGAGCTGCTACGCATCGCCGTGGACCCGGCCCACCGGGGCGGGGGGCTGGGCCAGCGGCTGTTGACGGCCTGCCAGGAGGCCCTGGCGGCGGAGGGCATGGTGGAGCTCCACCTGGAGGTGCGCCCTTCGAACCAGTCGGCCATCCGCCTCTACCGCGCCTGCGGCTGGGAGCGCTGCGGCCTTCGGGCCGGCTACTACCCGGACGGGGAGGACGCGGCGCTCTTCCGGTTCATCCATAGTTGA
- the tsaB gene encoding tRNA (adenosine(37)-N6)-threonylcarbamoyltransferase complex dimerization subunit type 1 TsaB, with protein MLLALDTTTEILHLALLKGERAWTRRVLSGVGRGHSERLLPTLDELMAEAGATPMDLSGVAACLGPGGFTSLRIGVATAEGFGLTGLPTWGFSAFALRAEALRQAGVAGPCWILLDGQRGEAFHQRWEAEPRSAAAKHPLATLPELLGAEAWWAPEAFAPRVEAVLPTGRIALPDEGEATLAGLVALARRVAQGPPEAPLVPFYLRETDAEVNFPHAAAHLSEALRKGVAR; from the coding sequence ATGCTGCTCGCCCTCGACACCACCACGGAGATCCTGCACCTGGCTCTGCTGAAGGGCGAGCGGGCCTGGACCCGGCGGGTGCTGTCGGGCGTCGGGCGGGGCCACAGCGAGCGGCTGCTCCCCACCCTGGACGAGCTCATGGCCGAGGCCGGCGCCACCCCCATGGATCTGAGCGGCGTGGCCGCCTGCCTGGGGCCCGGCGGCTTTACGAGCCTGCGCATCGGCGTAGCCACGGCCGAGGGCTTCGGCCTCACGGGCCTGCCCACCTGGGGTTTCTCCGCCTTCGCGCTGCGCGCCGAGGCGCTGCGCCAGGCGGGCGTGGCGGGCCCCTGCTGGATCCTGCTGGATGGGCAGCGGGGCGAGGCCTTCCACCAGCGCTGGGAGGCGGAACCCAGGTCCGCCGCCGCCAAGCACCCCCTGGCCACCCTGCCGGAGCTGCTGGGGGCCGAGGCCTGGTGGGCCCCCGAGGCCTTCGCGCCCAGGGTCGAGGCCGTTCTGCCCACGGGCCGCATCGCCCTGCCGGACGAAGGCGAAGCCACCCTGGCGGGCCTGGTGGCCCTGGCCCGCCGTGTGGCCCAGGGACCGCCGGAGGCCCCCCTGGTGCCCTTCTACCTGCGGGAGACCGACGCCGAGGTGAACTTCCCCCACGCCGCCGCCCACCTGTCGGAGGCGCTGCGGAAGGGCGTGGCGCGATGA
- a CDS encoding bacteriohemerythrin translates to MEWRPTLEVGHGQIDAEHRTLVDALNRLHDAVEEGRGQEEVLRVLSFLRDYTVTHFQSEESLMIAHRYPGLAAHVAAHARLVTRVSDLLAALRSGRTEVVEAVQAFLGAWLVEHIQVMDKEFGWYLRGRGLAS, encoded by the coding sequence ATGGAATGGCGCCCGACCCTGGAAGTCGGCCACGGACAAATCGACGCCGAGCACCGCACCCTGGTGGACGCGCTGAACCGCCTGCATGATGCCGTGGAGGAGGGCCGGGGCCAGGAGGAGGTCCTGCGGGTGCTGTCCTTCCTGCGGGACTACACGGTCACGCACTTCCAGTCGGAAGAGTCCCTGATGATCGCGCACCGCTATCCGGGGCTGGCGGCCCACGTGGCGGCCCACGCGCGGCTGGTCACGCGGGTCAGCGACCTCCTGGCGGCCCTGCGCTCGGGCCGGACCGAGGTCGTGGAGGCCGTGCAGGCCTTCCTGGGGGCCTGGCTGGTGGAGCACATCCAGGTCATGGACAAGGAATTCGGCTGGTACCTGCGGGGTCGGGGCCTGGCCTCCTAG
- the rpmB gene encoding 50S ribosomal protein L28: MSRQCEICGKKPQFGNNVSHSNNITKRRWNPNIQRVRALVGGAPKRLRVCTSCIQAGKVLKAC; encoded by the coding sequence ATGTCCCGTCAGTGCGAAATTTGCGGCAAGAAGCCCCAGTTCGGCAACAACGTGTCCCACTCCAACAACATCACCAAGCGCCGCTGGAATCCGAACATCCAGCGCGTGCGCGCCCTGGTGGGCGGCGCCCCCAAGCGCCTGCGCGTCTGCACCTCGTGCATTCAGGCCGGCAAGGTCCTCAAGGCCTGCTAG
- a CDS encoding DNA-processing protein DprA gives MDLRLWALAFTVLDWTERQKAEVWAALQAGVAPALPPGQARTLAALAADLPRHRQEASDRGARLLLPGDEGVDALLAPLPYPVALWVRGSLPPPGPRIALVGSRQAGPGGRARARAWARALTEAGVAVISGLARGIDGAAHAGALEAGATWGVMGSGLDHPYPPEHRPLMDRMVAAGGGVITPFPPAALPLKWHFPRRNWLLAAWVDAVLVMEAARRSGSLVTAKLALDLGKELFVVPGSEGTDALLEEGAAHLCIDVGDLLALG, from the coding sequence GTGGATCTCCGCCTCTGGGCCCTCGCCTTCACCGTGCTGGACTGGACCGAGCGCCAGAAGGCTGAAGTCTGGGCCGCCCTCCAGGCCGGGGTGGCGCCCGCCCTGCCCCCGGGACAGGCCCGGACCCTGGCCGCCCTGGCGGCCGACCTGCCCCGCCACCGGCAGGAGGCCTCGGACCGCGGCGCCCGGCTGCTGCTGCCCGGCGACGAGGGCGTGGATGCCCTGCTGGCGCCCCTGCCCTACCCCGTGGCCCTGTGGGTGCGCGGGTCGCTGCCCCCGCCCGGACCGAGGATCGCCCTGGTGGGCAGCCGCCAGGCCGGACCCGGGGGGAGGGCCCGTGCCCGGGCCTGGGCCAGGGCGCTCACGGAAGCCGGCGTGGCCGTGATCTCGGGCCTGGCCCGGGGCATCGACGGCGCCGCCCACGCGGGGGCCCTGGAAGCCGGCGCCACCTGGGGCGTCATGGGCTCGGGGCTCGACCATCCCTACCCGCCCGAGCACCGGCCCCTCATGGACCGCATGGTGGCCGCCGGGGGTGGCGTCATCACGCCCTTCCCACCCGCGGCGCTGCCGCTGAAGTGGCACTTCCCGAGGCGCAACTGGCTCCTGGCGGCCTGGGTGGACGCGGTCCTGGTCATGGAGGCTGCCCGCCGCTCCGGGAGCCTGGTGACCGCCAAGCTGGCCCTGGACCTGGGCAAGGAACTCTTCGTGGTCCCCGGCTCCGAAGGCACCGACGCCCTCCTGGAAGAAGGCGCCGCCCACCTTTGCATAGACGTGGGCGATCTGCTGGCATTGGGATGA
- a CDS encoding c-type cytochrome has translation MLPRLGLVLALGVTAGCGRHKEAAASTPGAPAPGAAPAEAAAPAAPVEPPLSYELRLGKQVFQHYCLTCHGETGAGDGFNAFNVEPHPRDLGDPALQKAKTDADLKDTVRRGGVGVGLSPMMPPWGKTLTPDQIDQVVGYLRTLKRTDAPPAS, from the coding sequence ATGCTTCCCCGGCTGGGCCTGGTGCTGGCACTGGGCGTGACCGCCGGCTGTGGCCGGCACAAGGAGGCCGCCGCCTCGACGCCGGGCGCGCCCGCGCCTGGCGCCGCTCCCGCCGAAGCCGCGGCGCCCGCGGCGCCCGTGGAACCGCCCCTCTCCTACGAATTGCGCCTGGGCAAGCAGGTCTTCCAGCACTACTGCCTCACCTGCCACGGCGAGACCGGGGCCGGGGATGGGTTCAACGCGTTCAACGTCGAACCCCACCCGCGCGACCTGGGGGATCCGGCCCTGCAGAAGGCGAAAACGGACGCTGATCTGAAGGACACCGTCCGCCGCGGCGGCGTGGGCGTGGGGCTCTCCCCCATGATGCCGCCCTGGGGCAAGACCCTGACGCCGGACCAGATCGACCAGGTGGTGGGCTACCTGCGCACCCTCAAGCGCACCGACGCGCCACCGGCATCGTAG
- a CDS encoding c-type cytochrome, which translates to MPLRRLFAITSILFFVVLAISPLKNALRPYRSIQREYARLGAARAKSQKLAQAYQARPVSIQQIWLPQLQNRVDRCTTCHLGVQDETMAGAPGVFRLHSRSFHTPKDFDRFGCTSCHGGQGLATLTEDAHGTAENAGTPMTPLPFIESGCGRCHQAEQVAGAAILSRGRKLMEKAGCFACHLVKGHEGFRSEAPPLESVALKTGGEALRRWLKDPKGLDANANMPNFHLGEAEIEALTHYIFNTAPSRLLSDKVRVAGGEKAGDPINGKKIFAEARCISCHTLEGKGNGSAPELSKVASRATQPWLLAFLRDPQAFNPRTRMPRFGFSEADTRDVVAYMVSEFKDFEAPKEMLDPVHVNQTLAEKGQKLFRQLGCTACHAASGDADRIGPELNRIGDKRAASLDFGKRQDVKHTLPAWLQAKLEDPRSLGTGLKMPSYGFPPEDTRAVVTALLSYGAEPVPDRYQHLPAQRASLVPGGSVGALFDRYRCLSCHQIGDKGGDISTAPLTAEGSKVKKDWVIDYLVLSYTIRPILTDRMPVFRMTREEAALLANAFETFYLDPSIPEDPFAGQPATSRDPDEGRHIFDTLGCKACHILGDKGGYFGPPLNEAGRRLKPGWTYTWLKGPQKWRADVRCPNYGLSDADALKLTSFLQTLVQKPNTAKGGGR; encoded by the coding sequence GTGCCATTGCGACGCCTATTCGCCATCACCAGCATCCTGTTCTTCGTGGTCCTGGCCATCTCGCCCCTGAAGAACGCCCTGCGGCCCTACCGGTCCATCCAGCGGGAGTACGCCCGCCTGGGCGCCGCCCGCGCCAAGAGCCAGAAGCTGGCCCAGGCCTACCAGGCCCGGCCCGTCTCCATCCAGCAGATCTGGCTGCCGCAGCTCCAGAACCGGGTCGACCGCTGCACCACCTGCCACCTGGGCGTGCAGGACGAGACCATGGCCGGGGCCCCTGGCGTCTTCCGGCTGCACTCCCGCAGCTTCCACACGCCCAAGGACTTCGATCGCTTCGGCTGCACCTCCTGCCATGGCGGCCAGGGCCTGGCCACGCTCACGGAGGATGCCCACGGCACCGCCGAGAACGCCGGCACGCCCATGACGCCGCTGCCCTTCATCGAGTCCGGCTGCGGACGCTGCCACCAGGCCGAGCAGGTGGCCGGCGCGGCCATCCTTTCGAGGGGCCGGAAGCTGATGGAGAAGGCCGGCTGCTTCGCCTGCCATCTGGTGAAGGGCCACGAAGGCTTCCGCTCCGAGGCGCCGCCCCTGGAATCCGTCGCCCTCAAGACCGGGGGCGAGGCCCTCAGGCGCTGGCTGAAGGACCCCAAGGGGCTGGACGCCAATGCCAACATGCCGAACTTTCACCTCGGCGAGGCCGAGATCGAGGCACTGACCCACTACATCTTCAACACGGCCCCTTCGCGCCTCCTCTCGGACAAGGTGCGGGTGGCCGGCGGGGAGAAGGCCGGCGACCCCATCAACGGCAAGAAGATCTTCGCCGAGGCGCGCTGCATCTCCTGCCACACCCTGGAAGGCAAGGGGAACGGCTCGGCGCCCGAGCTGTCGAAGGTGGCCTCCCGGGCCACCCAGCCCTGGCTGCTGGCCTTCCTCCGCGATCCCCAGGCCTTCAACCCGAGGACCCGGATGCCGCGCTTCGGCTTCAGCGAAGCCGACACGCGGGACGTGGTGGCCTACATGGTGTCCGAGTTCAAGGACTTCGAGGCCCCGAAGGAGATGCTGGATCCGGTCCACGTGAACCAGACCCTGGCCGAGAAGGGGCAGAAGCTCTTCCGCCAGCTGGGCTGCACCGCCTGCCACGCCGCTTCCGGGGATGCCGACCGCATCGGCCCCGAACTGAACCGCATCGGCGACAAGCGGGCCGCCTCCCTGGATTTCGGGAAGCGCCAGGACGTGAAGCACACCCTCCCTGCCTGGCTGCAGGCCAAGCTCGAGGACCCGCGGTCCCTGGGGACCGGGCTCAAGATGCCCTCGTACGGGTTCCCGCCCGAGGACACGCGGGCGGTGGTCACGGCCCTGCTGTCCTACGGGGCTGAACCGGTTCCCGACCGCTACCAGCACCTGCCGGCCCAGCGGGCCTCGCTGGTGCCCGGCGGCTCCGTGGGCGCCCTGTTCGACCGCTACCGCTGCCTCTCCTGCCACCAGATCGGCGACAAGGGGGGGGACATCTCCACCGCGCCGCTGACGGCGGAAGGCAGCAAGGTGAAGAAGGACTGGGTGATCGACTACCTCGTGCTGTCCTACACCATCCGGCCCATTCTCACGGATCGCATGCCGGTGTTCCGGATGACGAGGGAGGAGGCGGCGCTTCTGGCCAACGCCTTCGAGACCTTCTACCTGGATCCCTCGATCCCCGAGGATCCCTTCGCGGGCCAGCCCGCCACCAGCCGCGATCCCGACGAGGGCCGGCACATCTTCGACACCCTGGGCTGCAAGGCCTGCCACATCCTGGGCGACAAGGGCGGCTACTTCGGTCCGCCGCTCAACGAGGCCGGACGACGCCTGAAGCCCGGCTGGACCTACACCTGGCTGAAGGGACCGCAGAAGTGGCGCGCGGACGTGCGCTGCCCGAACTACGGCCTCTCGGATGCGGACGCGCTGAAGCTCACGTCGTTCCTCCAGACCCTGGTCCAGAAACCCAACACGGCCAAGGGAGGTGGACGATGA
- a CDS encoding cytochrome b N-terminal domain-containing protein yields the protein MSSFQLSALGALIRNSAVYRSIIRHGVANTNRNRSLVVFENLFLHVHPVKVREKTLKFSHTYWLGGITLVASFVLIVTGIFLMFYYHPSVPQAYRDMKELMFVVDNGVFYRNMHRWAAHLMVFGALLHMLRVFYHRAYKPPRQFNWVVGVILLLVTLLLSYTGYLLPWDQLAFWGVSVGTNMAKEAPLVGKPLRFLMLGGNIVSENALLRFYVLHCVVLPTVLLLFLSVHIWRIRKDGGVQGPPEKDASDEVEP from the coding sequence ATGAGCTCATTCCAGCTGTCCGCCCTTGGGGCCCTGATCCGCAACTCCGCGGTGTACCGATCGATCATCCGCCACGGCGTCGCCAACACGAACCGCAACCGGTCGCTCGTCGTCTTCGAGAACCTGTTCCTCCACGTCCACCCGGTGAAGGTCCGGGAGAAGACGCTCAAGTTCTCGCACACCTACTGGCTGGGCGGCATCACGCTGGTCGCCAGCTTCGTGCTCATCGTCACGGGCATCTTCCTGATGTTCTACTACCACCCCTCGGTGCCGCAGGCCTACCGCGACATGAAGGAGCTGATGTTCGTGGTGGACAACGGCGTGTTCTACCGGAACATGCACCGCTGGGCCGCCCACCTGATGGTGTTCGGCGCCCTGCTGCACATGCTCAGGGTGTTCTACCACCGGGCCTACAAGCCGCCCCGCCAGTTCAACTGGGTGGTGGGCGTCATCCTGCTGCTGGTCACCCTGCTGCTGTCCTACACCGGCTACCTGCTGCCCTGGGACCAGCTGGCCTTCTGGGGCGTCTCGGTGGGCACCAACATGGCCAAGGAGGCCCCCCTGGTCGGCAAGCCGCTGCGCTTCCTGATGCTGGGTGGCAACATCGTGTCGGAGAACGCGCTGCTGAGGTTCTACGTGCTGCACTGCGTGGTGCTGCCGACGGTGCTGCTGCTCTTCCTGTCCGTGCACATCTGGCGCATCCGGAAGGATGGCGGCGTCCAGGGGCCACCCGAGAAGGATGCCAGCGACGAGGTGGAACCATGA
- a CDS encoding ubiquinol-cytochrome c reductase iron-sulfur subunit gives MLDETADSLPELTPGEETRRQFLTKVGLGACVMTGLGAALTVADYLEPKVLFEPPTSFRAGNVADFPEGTVRFNQEQKVYIVGGAAGVFAMSAVCTHLGCITRPVSGEGGIACPCHGSKFDLEGNVTHGPAPHPLPWLEVKADAAGNLTVDTSVVIPHGKALKV, from the coding sequence GTGCTTGACGAGACCGCAGACAGCCTGCCGGAACTCACCCCCGGCGAGGAGACCCGGCGCCAGTTCCTCACCAAGGTGGGGCTCGGCGCCTGTGTCATGACCGGCCTGGGCGCCGCGCTCACGGTGGCCGACTACCTGGAGCCCAAGGTGCTCTTCGAGCCCCCGACCAGCTTCCGCGCCGGCAACGTCGCCGACTTCCCCGAGGGCACGGTCCGCTTCAACCAGGAGCAGAAGGTCTACATCGTGGGCGGCGCCGCCGGGGTCTTCGCCATGTCCGCGGTCTGCACGCACCTGGGCTGCATCACCCGCCCCGTGTCGGGGGAAGGCGGCATCGCCTGCCCCTGCCACGGCAGCAAGTTCGACCTGGAAGGCAACGTGACGCACGGCCCCGCGCCCCACCCGCTGCCCTGGCTCGAGGTGAAGGCGGATGCGGCGGGGAACCTGACCGTGGACACCAGTGTGGTCATTCCGCACGGAAAGGCGCTGAAGGTATGA
- a CDS encoding FAD-dependent oxidoreductase: MEEVSQEWLERNFPCKWACPVHTESGKYVTLIAQGRFREAYAVARRPNPLASICGRICAAPCEPACRRGEIDSPVSIRALKRFVTEKFGVESMMDFSVLSEIYGHRKDRYAEKVAVIGSGPAGLACAHDLALLGYPVTIFESAPVAGGMLRLGVPEYRLPRALIQLEVNAILSLGVELHCNQRLGRDFTLSDLRAKGYKSIFLGVGAMQSRTLGIPGIELDGVLRGIDYLLNLNLGYKVEMGKRVVVIGGGNVALDVARTAARGGEQGNTERGLSIVQALDVARSAIRFGGREVTVCCLESEAEMPAALEEVEEALHEGIKFCHRMGPKQILGKDGSATGVEFTAVSRVFDENGRFAPQFIEGSETVLEADTVIVAIGQTGDFSFLSPEDNVETRQGRILIDPDTLATSAPGVYTGGDAAFGPRIAISAIADGKKAARSIDEFLRGEPRPEAELTVEIEIEDRYERVWDFEGIPRQKPPMRPTLRRVGFAEVEECYDEKAARLEGARCLHCWTNTIFTQSAEEGTECILCGGCQDVCPEDCIEILPSIRFVDVPASAEELVPLLSKAELRGSVFLKDEEACIRCGLCALRCPVGTITMQSFETKEHPCA; encoded by the coding sequence ATGGAAGAGGTCAGCCAGGAATGGCTTGAACGGAACTTCCCCTGCAAGTGGGCGTGCCCGGTCCATACGGAATCCGGCAAGTACGTGACGCTCATCGCCCAGGGGAGGTTCCGGGAGGCCTACGCCGTGGCCCGCCGCCCCAATCCGCTCGCCTCCATCTGCGGGCGGATCTGCGCGGCCCCCTGCGAACCAGCCTGCCGCCGGGGGGAGATCGACTCGCCCGTGTCCATCCGCGCCCTGAAGCGCTTCGTCACCGAGAAGTTCGGCGTCGAAAGCATGATGGACTTCTCGGTGCTCTCCGAGATCTACGGGCACCGCAAGGACCGCTACGCGGAGAAGGTGGCCGTCATCGGCTCGGGCCCGGCGGGCCTGGCCTGCGCCCACGACCTGGCCCTGCTGGGCTACCCCGTCACGATCTTCGAATCGGCCCCCGTGGCCGGGGGCATGCTGCGCCTGGGCGTGCCCGAGTACCGGCTGCCCCGGGCCCTCATCCAGCTCGAAGTGAACGCCATCCTGTCCCTCGGCGTGGAGCTGCACTGCAACCAGCGCCTGGGCCGGGACTTCACCCTCTCGGATCTGCGGGCCAAGGGCTACAAGTCCATTTTCCTGGGTGTGGGCGCCATGCAGAGCCGCACCCTGGGCATCCCCGGCATCGAGCTGGACGGGGTGCTGCGGGGCATCGACTACCTGCTGAACCTGAACCTGGGCTACAAGGTCGAGATGGGCAAGCGCGTCGTCGTCATCGGCGGCGGCAACGTGGCCCTGGACGTGGCCCGCACCGCCGCCCGCGGCGGGGAACAGGGCAACACGGAGCGCGGCCTCTCCATCGTGCAGGCCCTGGACGTGGCCCGCAGCGCCATCCGCTTCGGGGGCCGCGAGGTCACCGTCTGCTGCCTCGAGTCGGAAGCGGAGATGCCGGCGGCCCTGGAGGAAGTCGAGGAGGCCCTGCACGAGGGCATCAAGTTCTGCCATCGGATGGGGCCCAAGCAGATCCTCGGCAAGGATGGCTCGGCCACGGGCGTCGAGTTCACGGCGGTGTCGCGGGTCTTCGACGAGAACGGCCGCTTCGCCCCGCAGTTCATCGAGGGCTCGGAAACGGTCCTCGAGGCCGACACGGTCATCGTGGCCATCGGCCAGACCGGCGATTTCTCCTTCCTGAGTCCCGAGGACAACGTGGAGACCCGCCAGGGGCGGATCCTCATCGACCCGGATACGCTCGCCACCAGCGCCCCCGGCGTCTACACGGGAGGCGACGCCGCCTTCGGCCCCCGCATCGCCATCAGCGCCATCGCCGACGGCAAGAAGGCCGCCCGCTCCATCGACGAGTTCCTGCGGGGCGAGCCCCGTCCCGAAGCCGAGCTCACGGTCGAGATCGAGATCGAGGACCGCTACGAACGCGTCTGGGACTTCGAGGGCATTCCGCGGCAGAAGCCGCCCATGCGGCCGACGCTGCGCCGGGTGGGCTTCGCCGAGGTCGAGGAGTGCTACGACGAGAAGGCCGCCCGCCTGGAAGGCGCGCGCTGCCTCCACTGCTGGACCAACACGATCTTCACCCAGAGCGCGGAGGAGGGCACCGAGTGCATCCTCTGCGGCGGCTGCCAGGACGTCTGCCCCGAGGACTGCATCGAGATCCTGCCCTCGATCCGGTTCGTGGACGTGCCCGCCTCGGCGGAGGAGCTGGTGCCCCTCCTGAGCAAGGCGGAGCTGCGGGGTTCCGTCTTCCTCAAGGACGAGGAGGCCTGCATCCGCTGCGGGCTCTGCGCCCTGAGGTGCCCGGTGGGGACGATCACCATGCAGAGCTTTGAGACCAAGGAGCATCCCTGTGCTTGA
- a CDS encoding beta-sandwich domain-containing protein, translated as MSKTLLLTALGLGAALCAQAGDIHGKVTCKGVRDSADAVVYVAAIPGKTFAAPAAHAKMDQKNLVFIPHVMAVLAGTTVDYLNSDAVLHNVFSPDACCDKFNLGTWPQGQSKSYTFKKECAATLLCKVHPEMEGFVVTSPTPYFAVTKADGSFTIPNVPDGAYTVKVWHPKCKPSQKAVTVAGATAAAFEIAK; from the coding sequence ATGTCGAAAACCCTCCTCCTCACGGCCCTCGGCCTCGGCGCGGCCCTCTGCGCCCAGGCCGGCGACATCCACGGCAAGGTCACCTGCAAGGGCGTGCGCGACAGCGCGGACGCGGTCGTCTACGTGGCCGCCATCCCGGGCAAGACCTTCGCGGCCCCCGCGGCCCACGCCAAGATGGACCAGAAGAACCTGGTCTTCATCCCCCACGTGATGGCCGTCCTCGCCGGGACCACGGTGGACTACCTGAACTCCGACGCGGTGCTGCACAACGTCTTCTCCCCGGACGCCTGCTGCGACAAGTTCAACCTGGGCACCTGGCCCCAGGGCCAGTCGAAGAGCTACACCTTCAAGAAGGAGTGCGCCGCCACGCTGCTGTGCAAGGTCCACCCCGAGATGGAGGGCTTCGTCGTGACGAGCCCCACGCCCTACTTCGCCGTCACCAAGGCGGACGGGAGCTTCACCATCCCGAACGTCCCCGATGGCGCCTACACCGTGAAGGTGTGGCACCCCAAGTGCAAGCCCTCCCAGAAGGCCGTCACCGTCGCCGGCGCCACCGCGGCCGCCTTCGAGATCGCGAAGTAG